ACAATTAATGTAAAATTCCTTGCCATTGAGCCGAGTGACTTTTATCATAATCGCTCCTTATTAGCGCTTCATGTTGATGAGTTCGTCCAATATTTCATCTGAAGTAGTTATTACCTTAGAGTTTGCCTGAAATCCTCTTTGTGTAACTATCATATCTGTAAACTGGTCAGACAAATCAACGTTAGACATTTCGAGTGAACCTGGTTTAATATATGCTGAACCATTCGTGCCTGGATTAGAATAGACAGGATCTCCAGTATTTTTGTTAGAGACATAAAGATTTTGCCCGACTTTTTCAAGAGCACTAGGATTGTTGAAATTAGCGATGCAGATCGTACCGATAGTTTCTTTCTCCTGTGTTGTATCGTTGATACCTATGATATCGCCATTTTTATTAATACTAATATCTGAATACCCTGCTGGTATAGTTATTGACGTGTCACCGTTGCCGCTTTGAACAAGATATCCGTCAGCGTTAACAAGATGGTTTTCATTATCTGTTGTGAAATCTCCAGCTCTCGTAAAGAAATTCTGTGATCCATCGCTGACTACAAAATATCCGTCACCATCTATACTGACATCAAGGTTTTTACCAGTATACTGAGTCGCTGCTGGAGTCTGTAAAACATCAATTGCCCCCACTGTGACCCCAAGTCCTATCTGCTGTGGATTTGTTCCTCCGAGTCCGTCAGCAGTTGCTGATGATTCAGGTCTTATAGTCTGGCTGAAAATGTCTTCAAAAACCACTCTGCTAGATTTAAATCCTACAGTATTTACATTTGCAATATTATTTCCTATTACATCCATTTTTGTTTGATGGCTCTTAAGCCCCGAAACCGCGGAATACATTGATCTTAACATGGTAAAACCTCCTAAATATATTTTATATTAATTATTCTGTTATCTCGGTAACGCAAGATAAGTTGACTTGCTTGTCATCTACCGTTACAAGTACTTCTCCATTATTAATAGATACCTTATTGACTGTGCCTGTAATAGTGGTTGAATTTCCTTTATCGTCAGTATATATGGCGCTTACCTTTTTACCTATCAAGCCGGAACTCTGCAA
This genomic stretch from Bacillota bacterium harbors:
- a CDS encoding flagellar hook-basal body complex protein — translated: MLRSMYSAVSGLKSHQTKMDVIGNNIANVNTVGFKSSRVVFEDIFSQTIRPESSATADGLGGTNPQQIGLGVTVGAIDVLQTPAATQYTGKNLDVSIDGDGYFVVSDGSQNFFTRAGDFTTDNENHLVNADGYLVQSGNGDTSITIPAGYSDISINKNGDIIGINDTTQEKETIGTICIANFNNPSALEKVGQNLYVSNKNTGDPVYSNPGTNGSAYIKPGSLEMSNVDLSDQFTDMIVTQRGFQANSKVITTSDEILDELINMKR